From a single Ignavibacteria bacterium genomic region:
- a CDS encoding AAA family ATPase has product MLKTITIKNFRGIDHIEKLEFDRFNILVGDNGTSKTTLLEAINYCISPGYVMRRIKHTDFHNGCDEPIEIIACFEDTFEASIDYNSENVNFHAIGLELNVKKRERKAHKKLFSEPVTISHVVIPQISQASSGYKIEKEDGKSQFIHQRALSLSQTEISSLPVSFYYGKERDRQIHHGYNTAFSTVVEDLNWRFLRSLRKEDINNDEERADLRTSLNDLISEIAQRTKLMEYTVMVEFQNRTKFFEIDPIELTLIDLNAPYENAIFTSPKDFLSLPIRNLGSGYEMIISLIFLETLASLSNEKLVILIDEPELHLHPKLQEKLAEYLLELTDETKGHQVFVTTHSPVFFKHSVNQEGVKTLITKKIPGGPTISYNEIQVICGLFPWSPSWGEINFLAFEYPTIEFHDELYGYLQECTQNYKEQAMEKYISESRYAEKPRIWRREQNGKPIEEYSVSLPVFIRNKVHHPENSSMKNDIFTSDELKTSIEILINLIREQKQVTKE; this is encoded by the coding sequence ATGCTAAAAACTATTACTATAAAGAATTTCCGCGGAATCGATCACATCGAAAAGCTTGAATTTGATCGATTCAATATTCTCGTCGGTGACAATGGGACCTCCAAAACCACTTTGCTCGAAGCTATAAATTATTGTATATCACCCGGATATGTTATGCGTAGGATTAAGCATACCGATTTTCATAATGGATGTGATGAACCCATAGAAATAATTGCGTGTTTTGAAGATACATTTGAAGCTAGTATTGATTACAATTCTGAGAATGTCAATTTTCATGCCATCGGATTGGAATTAAATGTAAAAAAAAGAGAGAGAAAGGCACATAAGAAGTTATTCTCAGAACCTGTTACCATCAGTCATGTGGTTATTCCCCAAATATCACAGGCTAGTAGTGGTTACAAAATAGAGAAAGAAGATGGAAAAAGTCAATTCATTCATCAACGGGCATTGTCGTTATCTCAAACGGAAATCTCAAGTCTTCCAGTATCGTTCTATTATGGTAAGGAGCGGGATCGGCAGATACATCATGGCTATAATACTGCTTTTTCAACTGTAGTAGAGGATCTAAACTGGAGATTTTTACGGAGTCTACGAAAAGAAGATATTAACAATGATGAAGAACGAGCAGATCTTAGAACTTCATTAAATGATTTGATCTCAGAAATTGCTCAACGCACAAAATTAATGGAGTATACGGTCATGGTGGAATTTCAAAATCGCACAAAGTTTTTCGAAATTGACCCTATTGAATTGACCTTGATAGACCTTAACGCTCCTTATGAAAATGCTATTTTCACATCACCCAAAGATTTCCTGTCACTGCCGATTAGAAATCTCGGTTCTGGTTATGAAATGATCATATCGCTGATCTTTCTTGAGACATTGGCTTCCTTATCGAACGAAAAATTGGTCATACTTATTGATGAACCTGAACTGCATCTCCATCCAAAACTGCAAGAAAAATTGGCAGAATATCTTTTGGAACTGACAGATGAAACAAAAGGCCACCAAGTTTTCGTTACTACACACTCCCCAGTCTTTTTCAAGCACTCTGTTAATCAAGAAGGTGTGAAGACTTTGATCACAAAAAAAATCCCCGGCGGTCCTACTATTTCATACAACGAAATCCAAGTTATATGTGGGCTATTCCCTTGGAGTCCGTCTTGGGGCGAGATAAACTTTCTTGCATTTGAATACCCTACTATCGAATTTCATGATGAGTTGTATGGTTATCTTCAGGAGTGTACTCAAAATTATAAGGAGCAGGCTATGGAGAAATACATCTCTGAGTCAAGATATGCTGAAAAACCAAGAATCTGGAGAAGAGAACAAAATGGAAAACCTATCGAGGAATATTCGGTTTCTTTGCCGGTATTTATACGCAATAAGGTCCACCATCCGGAGAATTCGTCAATGAAGAATGATATTTTCACATCAGATGAGCTAAAGACTTCAATCGAGATACTAATAAATCTAATTCGAGAACAAAAGCAAGTTACAAAAGAGTAA